One segment of Stomatobaculum sp. F0698 DNA contains the following:
- a CDS encoding epoxyqueuosine reductase QueH — MNQRNYQREQDLLVRKNEASGLVPKLLLHVCCAPCSSFCLESLTPHFDVTVFFCNPNIDDPEEYHRRAEEEQRLLREMNLPRPVGFLEGEYNPERFHEAVRGHETDPEGGERCGICFELRLRESAKAAKAGGFDYFTTSLTISPMKSAPRLNAIGERIAAEEGVAFLPSDFKKKNGFLRSTELSKEHGLYRQDYCGCSYSKRDAERREAQRCSEAKTDSASVSASASSCKRCSS, encoded by the coding sequence ATGAATCAGAGAAATTACCAGAGAGAACAGGACCTCTTGGTCCGAAAAAACGAAGCTTCGGGACTTGTCCCGAAGCTTCTTCTTCACGTCTGCTGTGCGCCCTGCTCTTCCTTTTGTCTGGAGAGCTTGACACCGCACTTTGATGTGACTGTCTTTTTCTGTAACCCGAACATCGATGACCCGGAGGAATACCACCGGCGCGCCGAGGAGGAGCAGCGCTTACTCCGGGAAATGAATTTGCCGCGGCCGGTGGGCTTTCTAGAGGGGGAGTATAATCCGGAGCGCTTTCACGAAGCGGTGCGAGGTCACGAAACGGACCCCGAGGGCGGCGAGCGCTGCGGTATTTGCTTTGAACTCCGCCTCCGCGAGAGCGCAAAGGCTGCCAAGGCGGGCGGTTTTGACTATTTTACGACCAGTCTCACCATTTCCCCGATGAAAAGCGCCCCCCGACTGAATGCCATCGGGGAGCGCATTGCGGCGGAGGAAGGGGTTGCCTTCCTGCCCTCTGATTTTAAAAAGAAAAACGGGTTTCTCCGCTCGACCGAGCTCTCGAAAGAGCACGGACTGTACCGCCAGGATTACTGCGGTTGCTCCTACTCGAAGCGGGATGCGGAGCGGAGAGAAGCTCAGCGGTGCTCGGAGGCAAAGACGGACTCCGCGAGCGTATCCGCAAGCGCGAGCAGCTGTAAGCGCTGTTCCTCGTGA
- a CDS encoding FprA family A-type flavoprotein gives MHQAIQMSDTLWYLGSSDRRLAKFENCHPVPLGISYNSYLVTDEKTVLLDTVDHAICGVFLENIKAVLNGRPLDYIIVNHMEPDHCATLAEVLLRYPEATVVGSAKTHAMIKQFFGELNLQGKVMQVKENDTLSTGHHNFRFILAPMVHWPEVTVTYDETDKILFSADAFGTFGALSGNLYADQLNFGDFELSEMRRYYSNIVGKYGTQVQALLNKAAGLDIQMICPLHGPVWRVANKIQWIIEKYSRWATYRPEDNEVVIFYASIYGGTENAAEVLANALGERKIKNIKMYDVSVTDVSYLVSEAFRASHLVFASATYNNEIFPYMEGLLRELAAHNLQNRSIALVENGSWAPVSGKKMSELFSSMKNMNFLQDTVTLKSRGHEEQRLQLLALADTLAESVFASEHR, from the coding sequence ATGCATCAGGCAATTCAGATGAGCGATACGCTCTGGTATCTCGGATCCAGCGACCGTAGACTCGCTAAGTTTGAGAACTGCCATCCGGTTCCGCTCGGCATTTCCTACAATTCTTACTTGGTTACGGACGAGAAGACCGTCCTGCTCGATACCGTGGATCACGCAATCTGCGGGGTGTTCCTCGAAAACATCAAGGCTGTGCTGAACGGCCGTCCGCTCGACTACATCATCGTGAATCACATGGAGCCGGATCACTGCGCTACGCTTGCCGAAGTGCTGCTCCGTTACCCGGAGGCTACGGTTGTGGGTAGCGCAAAGACCCACGCGATGATCAAGCAGTTCTTCGGAGAGCTCAACCTGCAGGGTAAGGTCATGCAGGTCAAGGAGAACGATACGCTCTCGACCGGTCACCACAACTTCCGCTTCATCCTGGCTCCCATGGTGCACTGGCCGGAAGTTACCGTCACCTATGACGAGACCGATAAGATTCTCTTCTCCGCGGATGCATTCGGCACCTTCGGTGCACTCTCCGGCAACCTCTATGCGGATCAGCTTAATTTCGGCGACTTTGAGCTCTCCGAGATGCGCCGCTACTACTCGAACATCGTCGGCAAATACGGCACGCAGGTGCAGGCGCTCTTAAATAAAGCTGCGGGCCTCGACATTCAGATGATTTGCCCCTTGCACGGCCCGGTGTGGCGCGTCGCAAATAAGATTCAGTGGATCATTGAGAAGTACTCCCGCTGGGCAACTTACCGCCCCGAGGACAACGAAGTGGTTATCTTCTATGCTTCGATTTACGGCGGCACCGAAAATGCCGCGGAAGTGCTTGCAAACGCCCTCGGCGAGCGGAAGATCAAGAACATCAAAATGTACGATGTCTCCGTGACCGATGTCTCCTACCTGGTCTCCGAGGCTTTCCGCGCGAGCCACCTGGTCTTTGCCTCCGCGACCTACAACAACGAAATCTTCCCCTACATGGAGGGACTGCTTCGCGAGCTTGCGGCTCACAATTTGCAGAACCGCTCGATTGCACTCGTGGAGAACGGCTCCTGGGCGCCGGTGTCCGGCAAGAAGATGAGCGAACTCTTCTCTTCGATGAAGAACATGAACTTCCTGCAGGACACGGTCACTTTAAAGTCCCGCGGTCACGAGGAACAGCGCTTACAGCTGCTCGCGCTTGCGGATACGCTCGCGGAGTCCGTCTTTGCCTCCGAGCACCGCTGA